The window TCTCTGAGCCTCTTCCACTCTCCTCTTATTCTCTTCTAACATCTTATCCagctcttctctctcttttcgaGCTTGTTCCTGTGGGATGTCATGGTCAAATAAAGATgccaatatatattaaatgacagagagaagaaaaaggaaaaacatatTTGGAGAATATATATGAGCTTAAGAATTATGGCTTTCACAAAAGCATACAACAAGAAACCTTAAACTGTGACAAGATTTTTTGGGAATACAAGAAAGGGAGGAAATAGAAACAAATTAACACAGTGATAttaatctatttcttttttcttttctttttttaatcaccgACAAGTACCCAATCTCACCGCAACTAAGCACATCACTTCCCATATTAGGACATGAAGCTGCATCAGATTTCTTGGATTTCCAGTAAATGACAGTGATAATGACATAATTTATATTGTAATTTTCTAACAAAGTGACAATCCATGCTTAAGCCTTCAAACCCACAGTAAAAGCCCCAATATCACATTAACACGGTATACAATATATGTTTAGAACAGTGAAACTCATCAGTAGTAGAGTCCCATATTGCTGTGATTGAATGATTCTTCTTCCAGTTAAAAGCTATTTCATCATGCTcatgcctttcttttttttaaagaaactttcATGATATAAGTTACACAAATATCTTATAGCCAAATAAACCCAACATCGTATCCTCCTACAAATTTTAAACATGTTGAAGTGGGCCAACTCATTCACAGGCCACAACAGCCTATTTACTGCAAATATGATGCTAAAGGACATCTTAATACTAACCCTAAGTAATTTTTATCACTAAAAGCAGTGGTTGCAATATTAAGTTGGAAATTTGCACTACCAAAACATTGCAAGAAATAGAAACTGCTGTATCTGACTACATGTTGTGTTTAGCTAGCCATCCAGAGGAGGCCTCAGTTTAAGATGCTTACTTCTTTCTGTCTTGCTTCCATAAGTGCagcttccttttctttttcaagttgagttgcaacatcatcaaacaattttttttggccTTCCTCTATTTGCCTCTCTATTTCTAACCTAACTTCCTCAGAATTCAACCTCTCCTCAACATTTTTCCGAATTGCCTCCTCCAGCCTTTTTGCAGTCTCTTCTTCTAATAGTTTCAGTTCTGCTTCAAGTTGCTGCCTGATAGCATATGAAAAAAGTCAAGCTTAGAATTCTATAGATTGTGCCATAGCAGCAAATTAAACCATAGAAAAATTGCGAACTTCACTTTTGTAATGTAATATAAGGTTTGACAACCACCATAGCCATTAACATGGTAAACAAAAGCTTTGCCACTAAGGCAAACCTCTAAAAAACAGGTTACTGAGCCACAAATACAAGGTTTCAGGTAGAATACAAGATAAAATAGGTTAATTGTCATCAAATACAAGTTCAATTATAAAGCGGCTTCCTTCAGAAAAGCCAGTAGAGAAAAATGTAAAAGCAACATGTTGCATGTTCTAGACTGATTATGGATCTCATACAAGCAAATATGCTAGAATCATTAAGACGAGTAGGAGGGCACAATATTCTATAATTCATCACATGTTTATAAACCACAGAAAACATAAGCCCCAATGGATCCTCACTATCTTACATCAAAGAAGATGATGTTTGATATGATTTTCATCATTAACTGATTTTTGAATGATTAACTAAATGCATCTAGCTACAACTTCAAGATCTTCACCACCAACTGCTATCTGCTCGCTTTATAAAACCGATGCAAGTCAATACAACCTAACACAATTAAGCAATAAAATTAACTAAAGTCAGCTTTATGGTCCTCTTCCCAAATAAATGGAGTCACCACATGTATCTTTTTCTGACATTCTGTGATAAATTCCTATCTAAGATTGAACCATCTGTTCCCTCTGTATTTATCATGTCCTTCTTCACTATCTCTATCCAATTCcacaattttttaggtttcccTCCACCCCTTGTTATTCACTAGAAGTATATTTGGACTGCCCTCAGATTTAGTTGAGATCTAACCAAAGATACCTGGAACATGATGCATTTGGATTTGTGGCAGTGATAAGGGGATGTGGTATGAGGCTATTACAGTCTAGTCTGTATATTGGGGCTAGGCTTAGTTGGTCAGCTATTCTTACAAATGCACCTAAACTGGATCAGAGTACAACTTCAATAGTTTAATTTAGGTCATTTCCATCTGGTTTGCTTTGAAACTGGCAACAGAATCAACAAGCAGTGGCTTAATTAGAGATCAAAATCAAGTATCATCTACATAGTACTGAATGATTCAAATCAAATGAAGAAAGTCCCCAACAGAAATGGGCAGTTTTGATGGCTGCAAGGAATATCCACAAATGCTGTAACATGGAGTTGCTTAATTACTTCAAAGGACAAGAAAAACTATCtcagaggaagagagaagataATACTGGATGGATAGGGgtgagaggaaaagagagatagGGAAATGCAAAAGAGTTAAAGCCCTTTCATAATATAATATCTCAAAACATTGTCACTCATTTTCATCCCTCTAATGAGCCACCATATAGGCCcacacaaaattcaaaacaGCAAAAGACTTTTATAAAGCCTGTACCAATCTAACTGAACTCAGCTAAGGCTTAAAGTCAACTTAATTGGGGTCTGCTacagccaaaaataaaattacacaaaataacTTGTGAAACAACATCTAAACCTATTTGCCTATATGTTAACCTATACACTAGaatttaatataatatgaaTATTTGCAAAGCTTTCACTTCATTCACTTCTTAGAGTCGTTGCTAAGATTTCTAGTTCATTTACTATTAACACTCATATTTGATTTAACTTTAAACTGTCCaagagagagacagaaaagTTATAATTTACAAGTTAAAACAAGTGTATCAAGGAATGAAAATATACAGTGAAAATGCATGAGAATtacctcttcttttcttcctcctctCTCTTTAGTTTCTCGGTGGCACTTTTACGTTCAGCTGATGCAACACTTGGACTACGAGATTTGGGCAAAGGAGACAAAGAGGTACTCCTACTTCTTTGCCTATGGTGTCGCCTAGGTGTGGGAGACCGCTTCCTGCGCCTGTATGATGGTGAGCGGCTTCTACGGCGACGTGAGGAATTAGAACGACTTCTTCGCCtgctttaaaaaaatacaactttaGTTTATTAGCTTCAGCTAACACCAGTTAAAACATCTTAAacatgaaacttttttttttccttttttaagtGTTCTTAATATgctgttttgagttttgagctGTTGTTCTGATTGTAttcttgtttttgttagtaATAGAATAATTACTCATTCATCCAAACAAATGTCCCATAAAAAATTCCGTTCATTAGCAGCATAGCAGGAAAGATAACCAATATACTGTTGTCAATAACATTCAAAAGCCGAAATTTAACTCACAACAAAGTGAAACGTAGCACAACCAAACAACCAACCAAGATACACATATCAACACTGAGATCAAATTTAGTATCAATCAAACATTTTCACATAAACATATTCACCAGCATATTTTGGCATTTAAAACGGTTTTCATGACtttatatcaaaaaaagaacaagCATGTGCTCAACAAATTGAAGCAGAAAAAAGAGAACCCATTAACTGTTATGAACAACATTCAAAACCTTAAAAacttcaaacacagctaaagtGAAACATGCGACAATCAAACAAACAgtaagatgaaagaaaaaaaaaaaaaaagggaaaaatttaCAAACAACCCTTTTCTACATAAACATAAGTAGCAACATTGGAAGCAGTGTTTGAATGGAataaaagggtaaaaaaaattgtaaaatttgaatggtttttagTGAAAAAGAGATAATGGACCTGGAGTGAGAATTGGAATAGGGAGAGCGGCTACGGCTGCGGCTGCGGCTGCGGCTTCGATCTCTTCGGCTTCTCCGGGAGTGGCGAGAAACTGGGGCCGGAGGAGAGTATCTCCTTCGGTGGTAAGATGGCGACCGCGACAAGCTTCGAGGCATCTCTGCCCTTTCTTTTAACTAAACTTTATGTTTCAATGGcgattaccaaaaccccccatTGAACCCtgaacttctttttctttttctttttctaaattttttttttaacctttccCGTGAAGTAGAAGtaattagaaaaatgataaagtttaaGGAAAAATCTTCACTTAAAGCTATTTTAAGTAGTTTTTaaaatcttcttaaaaaaaaaaaaagtttttaaaaagtatttagggtttaaatctcttcttcttttaccATAGTTAAAATTATATATCCTTCTAAAAAACAAATTCCCCAattaaggctttttttttttcaatttcatgttTAGTGTGGCTGAAAATGCt of the Quercus robur chromosome 10, dhQueRobu3.1, whole genome shotgun sequence genome contains:
- the LOC126702789 gene encoding uncharacterized protein At1g10890-like: MPRSLSRSPSYHRRRYSPPAPVSRHSRRSRRDRSRSRSRSRSRSPYSNSHSRRRSRSNSSRRRRSRSPSYRRRKRSPTPRRHHRQRSRSTSLSPLPKSRSPSVASAERKSATEKLKREEEEKKRQQLEAELKLLEEETAKRLEEAIRKNVEERLNSEEVRLEIERQIEEGQKKLFDDVATQLEKEKEAALMEARQKEEQARKEREELDKMLEENKRRVEEAQRREALELQRKEEERYRELELIQRQKEEAARRKK